One genomic region from Pristiophorus japonicus isolate sPriJap1 chromosome 27, sPriJap1.hap1, whole genome shotgun sequence encodes:
- the LOC139239319 gene encoding phospholipase A and acyltransferase 3-like — protein sequence MSNRKSFPDPKPGDLIEIFRGDYQHWAIYVGDGDVVHLTEGSSARVSSSSTTNIVVKRQRLSKVAGKDEYHINNTSDEKWDPLPIDEIIKNAKAKVGNKVEYELTTANCEHFVNELRCGKKVSDQGKEIESDVGAAGAAIVQAAGASVGVVVGAAADVVGAAAETVGAAARFVRAFVNSVADGNDGR from the exons TCATTCCCTGATCCCAAGCCTGGAGATTTGATCGAAATATTCCGAGGTGATTATCAACATTGGGCTATCTATGTCGGAGATGGAGATGTCGTCCACTTAACTGAAG GATCGAGTGCAAGAGTATCGTCCAGCTCTACGACTAACATTGTGGTTAAAAGACAGCGTCTCTCTAAGGTAGCTGGAAAGGATGAGTACCATATCAACAACACTTCTGACGAGAAATGGGACCCGTTACCCATTGACGAGATAATAAAAAATGCTAAAGCAAAGGTTGGAAACAAAGTGGAGTACGAACTAACAACAGCAAACTGCGAGCACTTTGTCAATGAGCTTCGGTGCGGTAAAAAAGTATCGGATCAG GGCAAGGAAATCGAGAgtgatgttggtgctgctggtgctgctattGTTCAAGCTGCTGGTGCTTCTGTTggggttgttgttggtgctgcagcggatgttgttggtgctgctgctgaAACTGTTGGTGCTGCTGCTCGATTTGTTCGTGCGTTTGTTAATTCTGTTGCTGATGGAAATGATGGTCGTTAA